In Flavobacterium sp. N1736, the following are encoded in one genomic region:
- a CDS encoding DUF3810 domain-containing protein, whose protein sequence is MRRKYILPLFLLIQIIILKILPFFPEFIERFYSNGLYIKMSHFSRILLGKIPFSVGDCIYTILILLFIRWLWKTRKTWKLQWKDNLLKALSCISIFYFFFHFLWAFNYYREPLFEKMKIQREYTDAELLAFTKKLIAKTNEIQLQITKIDSAKIVFPYSQKEAFLMNLNGYENLAKEYPYFKYDILSVKKSLFSLPLTYMGFGGYLNPFTNEAQVNDLLPMYNFPLTTCHEMAHQMGFASESECNFIGVLASVKNKNLYYQYSGYSFVLRYCLGIWKFKNEKIFNQLKKTVNIGILKNYQESEDFWRQYDTFIDKGFHILYDNFLKTNNQKDGMDSYSKFIDLMVNYYKTRKL, encoded by the coding sequence GTGAGAAGAAAATATATCCTTCCTTTGTTCCTGTTAATTCAAATTATCATTTTAAAGATACTCCCCTTTTTTCCAGAGTTTATCGAAAGGTTCTACAGCAACGGATTGTATATAAAAATGTCTCATTTTTCAAGAATACTTTTAGGCAAAATTCCGTTTTCTGTTGGCGATTGTATTTATACTATTTTGATTTTACTTTTTATAAGATGGCTTTGGAAAACTCGTAAAACATGGAAGCTTCAATGGAAAGATAATCTTCTAAAAGCACTAAGCTGTATTTCGATATTCTATTTTTTCTTTCATTTTCTCTGGGCATTCAATTATTACAGAGAACCTCTTTTTGAAAAAATGAAAATTCAAAGAGAATATACGGATGCTGAATTATTGGCTTTTACAAAAAAATTAATTGCAAAAACAAATGAAATTCAATTACAGATAACTAAAATTGATAGTGCAAAAATCGTTTTTCCATATTCACAGAAAGAAGCCTTTTTAATGAATTTAAACGGATATGAAAATCTTGCAAAAGAATACCCTTATTTCAAATATGACATTTTAAGTGTTAAAAAATCCCTCTTTAGCCTGCCATTAACTTATATGGGTTTTGGTGGATATTTGAATCCTTTTACAAATGAAGCTCAGGTTAATGACTTGTTGCCAATGTACAATTTTCCTTTAACGACTTGTCATGAAATGGCACATCAAATGGGGTTTGCAAGCGAAAGTGAATGTAATTTTATTGGCGTTTTAGCCTCAGTAAAAAATAAAAATTTATACTATCAGTATTCCGGCTATAGTTTTGTTTTGCGATATTGTTTGGGAATCTGGAAATTTAAAAACGAGAAAATTTTTAATCAATTAAAGAAAACCGTCAATATTGGAATTTTAAAAAACTATCAGGAAAGTGAGGATTTCTGGAGGCAGTATGACACTTTTATTGATAAAGGTTTTCATATTCTGTATGACAATTTCTTAAAAACAAATAATCAAAAAGATGGCATGGACAGCTACAGTAAATTTATAGATTTGATGGTCAATTATTATAAAACCAGAAAATTATAG
- a CDS encoding RNA polymerase sigma factor, with amino-acid sequence MTENLEQSFVAQLQANQNIIHKICRLYTAGEDAHKDLFQEITIQLWKAYPKFRGDSKFSTWTYRVALNTAITLYRKTKRTVSTVEYESHQHFVKDVDYNYEEEEQIKLMYKAVYQLNDIEKALVFMYLEDKDYQEIAETLGISEVNARVKMNRIKGKLKKILNP; translated from the coding sequence ATGACCGAAAACCTAGAACAATCATTTGTTGCGCAATTGCAGGCAAATCAGAATATAATCCACAAGATTTGTAGATTATATACTGCCGGCGAAGATGCACATAAAGATTTGTTTCAGGAAATAACCATTCAGCTTTGGAAAGCGTATCCAAAATTTAGAGGCGACAGCAAGTTTTCGACCTGGACGTACCGCGTTGCTTTAAATACCGCCATTACCTTATACCGCAAAACCAAAAGAACCGTATCGACAGTAGAATATGAAAGTCATCAGCATTTTGTAAAAGATGTTGATTACAATTATGAAGAGGAAGAACAAATTAAATTGATGTACAAAGCTGTTTACCAGCTTAATGACATCGAAAAAGCATTAGTTTTTATGTATTTAGAAGACAAAGATTATCAAGAAATAGCCGAAACTCTCGGAATAAGTGAAGTGAATGCACGCGTGAAAATGAATAGAATTAAAGGGAAACTTAAAAAAATACTAAATCCTTAA